One part of the Natronorubrum sediminis genome encodes these proteins:
- a CDS encoding alpha/beta hydrolase, whose product MTPSRAPEPHPNIKAFLEMYNSLDTPEFTEVSPQEAREMFEKLRVGGDPVCTLESVDDRTIDGPDGAIDVRIYEPGPSEGGRNGPEDGDRPLIMYFHGGGWVIGSIDTHDDTCRKLATETGYPVVSVDYRLAPEHPFPAGLTDCYAALEWAVDAAPALGADPERLVLAGDSAGGNLAAATALLSRDRGGPDVAYQLLVYPGTGDVTKTAAYTENGEDYFLTTDDMTWFREHYFEHEIDQGNVYAMPRLANDLSGLPPATVVTAGFDPLRDDGAAYADRLEEAGVPVTYRNYDDMIHGFFGMISDPVNLDQAHAAYDDAVGDLRRKLE is encoded by the coding sequence ATGACACCATCTCGCGCACCGGAACCACACCCGAACATCAAGGCGTTCCTCGAAATGTACAACTCCCTCGACACGCCGGAGTTCACCGAGGTTTCACCACAGGAGGCTCGAGAGATGTTCGAGAAACTCCGCGTCGGCGGCGACCCCGTCTGCACGCTCGAGTCGGTCGACGACCGAACGATCGACGGACCCGATGGAGCGATCGACGTTCGGATTTACGAACCCGGACCGAGTGAAGGCGGACGCAATGGGCCTGAAGACGGCGACCGGCCACTGATCATGTACTTCCACGGCGGCGGCTGGGTCATCGGCAGTATCGACACGCACGATGACACCTGCCGAAAACTCGCGACGGAGACGGGGTATCCGGTCGTCAGCGTCGACTACCGACTCGCACCCGAACACCCGTTCCCGGCGGGTCTCACGGACTGTTACGCGGCGCTCGAGTGGGCGGTGGACGCAGCGCCGGCTCTCGGTGCCGATCCGGAGCGACTCGTACTGGCTGGCGACAGCGCGGGCGGGAATCTGGCGGCGGCGACGGCACTTCTCTCGCGGGACCGCGGCGGCCCCGACGTCGCCTATCAACTGCTGGTTTACCCCGGAACGGGCGACGTCACCAAGACGGCGGCCTACACCGAGAACGGCGAGGACTACTTCCTTACCACCGACGACATGACCTGGTTTCGCGAACACTACTTCGAGCACGAAATCGACCAAGGGAACGTCTACGCGATGCCACGCCTCGCGAACGATCTCTCCGGACTGCCGCCGGCGACGGTCGTCACGGCCGGCTTCGATCCGCTGCGCGACGACGGTGCGGCCTACGCCGACCGACTCGAGGAGGCGGGCGTCCCTGTCACCTATCGCAACTACGACGACATGATCCACGGCTTCTTCGGC
- the pyrE gene encoding orotate phosphoribosyltransferase, translating into MTNQALIDALREADAVQFGEFDLAHGDTSEYYVDKYLFETDPDCLETVAEAFAERVDDDDKLAGVALGAVPLAAATSVAAGVPYVIARKQRKEYGTGNLVEGRLEDGEEVVVLEDIVTTGTSLVDAIDALREAGATVERALVVVDREEGGRENVEAADVEMESLVTASELLADRD; encoded by the coding sequence ATGACGAACCAGGCACTCATCGACGCCTTACGCGAGGCAGACGCCGTCCAGTTCGGCGAGTTCGACCTCGCCCACGGAGACACGAGCGAGTACTACGTCGACAAGTACCTCTTCGAGACCGACCCGGACTGCCTCGAGACCGTCGCCGAAGCCTTCGCCGAGCGCGTCGACGACGACGACAAACTCGCCGGCGTCGCACTCGGTGCCGTTCCGCTCGCCGCAGCGACGAGCGTCGCAGCGGGAGTTCCCTACGTCATCGCGCGCAAGCAGCGCAAAGAGTACGGCACCGGCAACCTCGTCGAGGGACGACTCGAGGACGGCGAAGAGGTCGTCGTACTCGAGGACATCGTGACGACGGGGACGAGCCTCGTCGACGCCATCGACGCGCTCCGAGAAGCGGGTGCGACCGTCGAGCGTGCACTGGTCGTCGTCGACCGCGAAGAAGGCGGTCGCGAGAACGTCGAAGCCGCCGATGTCGAGATGGAGTCGCTGGTGACGGCGAGCGAGTTGTTGGCGGATCGAGACTGA
- a CDS encoding class II aldolase/adducin family protein, which produces MILESERRQVVEHAAELAELTPARTGNLSVREGTDGDAFAITPTGVPYDSFDATETPVVGVDGEQRDGEMAPSSEVPMHSAIYRREDVGAIVHTHSPWSTALATAHQPLPPIHYMIVAVGKRVPVAEYAPYGTDQLAENIVEAMSAADSTAAFIENHGLVVTAPDLETALENTHHVESLARLYLEIRSASLEPRTLTDEQLETVLEQFESYGQ; this is translated from the coding sequence GTGATTCTCGAGTCCGAGCGCCGACAGGTCGTCGAACACGCCGCTGAACTGGCCGAACTGACCCCCGCACGAACCGGGAATCTGAGCGTGCGTGAGGGTACTGACGGCGACGCCTTCGCAATCACGCCGACTGGGGTTCCCTACGACAGTTTTGACGCCACGGAGACGCCGGTCGTCGGCGTCGACGGTGAGCAACGCGACGGCGAGATGGCCCCCAGCAGCGAGGTCCCGATGCACAGCGCGATCTACCGACGGGAGGACGTGGGTGCGATCGTTCACACCCACTCGCCGTGGTCGACGGCGCTGGCGACCGCTCACCAGCCGCTACCGCCGATTCACTACATGATCGTCGCGGTCGGGAAACGGGTTCCCGTCGCCGAGTACGCCCCCTACGGAACCGACCAACTGGCCGAAAATATCGTCGAAGCCATGTCGGCGGCCGACTCGACCGCCGCGTTCATCGAAAACCATGGGTTGGTCGTCACCGCGCCGGATCTCGAGACCGCCCTCGAGAACACCCACCACGTCGAGAGTCTGGCACGACTGTACCTCGAGATCAGATCGGCGAGCCTCGAGCCCCGAACTTTGACCGACGAGCAACTCGAGACGGTCCTCGAGCAGTTCGAATCGTACGGGCAGTAA
- a CDS encoding HAD family hydrolase, which produces MMVNAVLFDLDDTLYPYSPCRDAGLEAARKTARKLGYDFDRESFDEFYQTGRLEVKRELSGTAATHERFIYFKRALEERTDESRPSDALALGDAFWESYLEEMALFPGVEETLETLQSAGIDVAITTNLTTRIQLAKVEKLGLEPYIDLLLTSEETGREKPGSVMFTLPLARLDRRASEAVMVGDDVRADIVGANAVGLETVLWNADPDESLEGRRAPDHRIDAFEELTEVVL; this is translated from the coding sequence ATGATGGTAAACGCCGTGCTCTTCGATCTCGACGACACGTTGTATCCATACTCGCCCTGCCGGGATGCGGGCCTCGAGGCGGCCCGCAAAACCGCCCGCAAGTTAGGCTACGACTTCGACCGCGAGTCGTTCGACGAGTTCTACCAGACCGGACGCCTCGAGGTCAAACGCGAACTCTCGGGAACGGCGGCCACCCACGAGCGGTTCATCTACTTCAAGCGCGCGCTCGAGGAACGTACCGACGAATCGAGACCTAGTGACGCCCTGGCGCTCGGTGACGCGTTCTGGGAGTCCTACCTCGAGGAGATGGCGCTCTTCCCCGGCGTCGAGGAGACCCTCGAGACGCTGCAGTCGGCGGGAATCGACGTCGCTATCACGACCAACCTGACGACTCGAATTCAGCTCGCGAAGGTCGAGAAACTGGGACTCGAGCCGTACATCGACCTCCTGCTCACGTCCGAGGAGACGGGCCGGGAGAAGCCGGGATCGGTCATGTTCACCTTGCCGCTGGCCCGACTCGACCGTCGCGCCTCGGAGGCAGTGATGGTCGGCGACGACGTCCGAGCGGACATCGTCGGCGCGAACGCGGTCGGCCTCGAGACGGTACTGTGGAACGCCGACCCGGACGAATCGCTCGAGGGACGACGAGCGCCCGACCACAGGATAGATGCGTTCGAAGAGCTAACGGAGGTAGTACTGTGA
- the thrS gene encoding threonine--tRNA ligase codes for MSESDSHSQEQITVVLPDGSELAVASDATVEDCAYEIGPGLGRDTVAGKLDGDLVAKEAPVYDGVELEIVTEGSEEALEVMRHSASHCLAQAVERLYDEDEVKLAIGPPTDEGFYYDFDNLEIDEEDLADLEREIEEIIAKDYEIEREDVSIEEAEERLADEPYKLELLSEFADENDTVSFYKQGEWEDLCAGPHVDSTGEIGVVKLLEIAGAYWRGDEENTMQTRIYGTAFEDESDLEEFVERKEEAEKRDHRRIGNEMNLFSIQDVTGPGLPLYHPPGKTVLKELEDFVEELNQDAGYDYVETPHVFKTDLWHRSGHYENYADDMFIFDVGDDEFGLKPMNCPGHAAIFQDQSWSYRDLPIRYAENGKVYRKEQRGELSGLSRVWAFTIDDGHLFIRPNQIRSEVEQIMDMITDVLETFDLDYEMALATRPEKSVGSDEIWERAEEQLENVLEARNQEYEIEEGDGAFYGPKIDFAFEDAIGRSWDGPTVQLDFNMPERFDLDYVGEDNEEHQPVMIHRALYGSYERFFMMLIEHYEGRFPLWLAPEQVRVLPISDNNLGYAHRVANEFDDFRVEVDGRDSTLERKIRAAHDDRVPYQIIVGDNEEEDGNISVRDRFEDQEYDVEIEEFRAHLESERDEQRTEPDFLQE; via the coding sequence ATGTCAGAATCAGATTCCCACTCCCAAGAACAGATTACGGTCGTACTGCCAGACGGCTCGGAACTCGCCGTCGCATCCGACGCCACGGTCGAGGACTGCGCCTACGAGATCGGTCCCGGTCTCGGCCGCGACACGGTCGCCGGGAAACTCGACGGCGACCTCGTCGCCAAGGAAGCACCCGTCTACGACGGCGTCGAACTCGAGATCGTCACCGAGGGAAGCGAGGAGGCCCTCGAGGTCATGCGTCACTCGGCGTCGCACTGCCTCGCACAGGCAGTCGAACGCCTGTACGACGAAGACGAGGTCAAACTGGCCATCGGCCCGCCGACTGACGAGGGCTTTTACTACGACTTCGACAACCTCGAGATCGACGAAGAAGACCTCGCAGACCTCGAGCGAGAGATCGAGGAGATCATCGCGAAAGACTACGAGATCGAACGCGAGGACGTCTCGATCGAGGAGGCCGAGGAACGACTCGCCGACGAACCGTACAAACTCGAACTCCTCTCTGAGTTCGCCGACGAGAACGACACCGTCTCGTTCTACAAACAGGGCGAGTGGGAGGACCTCTGTGCCGGCCCGCACGTCGACTCGACCGGCGAAATCGGCGTCGTAAAACTGCTCGAGATCGCCGGCGCGTACTGGCGCGGCGACGAGGAGAACACGATGCAGACGCGAATCTACGGGACGGCCTTCGAGGACGAAAGCGACCTCGAGGAGTTCGTCGAGCGCAAGGAAGAAGCCGAAAAGCGAGATCACCGCCGCATCGGTAACGAGATGAACCTCTTCTCGATTCAGGACGTGACCGGCCCCGGCCTTCCGCTCTATCACCCGCCGGGAAAGACGGTCCTGAAGGAACTCGAGGACTTCGTCGAGGAACTCAACCAGGACGCGGGCTACGATTACGTCGAGACGCCCCACGTTTTCAAGACGGATCTCTGGCACCGCTCTGGTCACTACGAGAACTACGCCGACGACATGTTCATCTTCGACGTCGGCGACGACGAATTCGGCCTGAAGCCGATGAACTGCCCCGGTCACGCCGCGATCTTCCAGGACCAATCCTGGTCGTACCGTGATCTACCGATTCGCTACGCCGAGAACGGCAAAGTGTATCGAAAAGAACAGCGCGGAGAGCTGTCGGGCCTCTCGCGCGTCTGGGCCTTTACGATCGACGACGGCCACCTGTTCATCCGTCCCAACCAGATCCGCAGCGAAGTCGAACAGATCATGGACATGATCACGGACGTCTTAGAGACGTTCGACCTCGACTACGAGATGGCGCTCGCGACGCGCCCCGAGAAATCCGTCGGCAGCGACGAAATCTGGGAGCGCGCGGAGGAACAACTCGAGAACGTCCTCGAGGCGCGCAATCAGGAGTACGAGATCGAAGAGGGTGACGGCGCGTTCTACGGCCCGAAGATCGACTTCGCGTTCGAGGACGCGATCGGTCGTTCGTGGGACGGCCCGACGGTCCAACTCGACTTCAACATGCCCGAGCGCTTCGACCTCGACTACGTCGGCGAGGACAACGAGGAACACCAACCCGTCATGATCCACCGCGCGCTCTACGGCAGCTACGAGCGCTTCTTCATGATGCTCATCGAGCACTACGAGGGACGGTTCCCGCTGTGGCTCGCACCCGAGCAGGTTCGCGTGCTCCCGATTTCGGACAATAACCTCGGCTACGCCCACCGAGTCGCGAACGAGTTCGACGACTTCCGCGTCGAAGTCGACGGCCGCGATAGCACGCTCGAGCGCAAGATCCGTGCGGCCCACGACGACCGCGTCCCCTATCAGATCATCGTCGGCGACAACGAGGAAGAAGACGGCAACATCTCGGTCCGGGATCGCTTCGAGGATCAGGAGTACGACGTCGAAATCGAGGAATTCAGAGCCCATCTCGAGAGCGAGCGCGACGAGCAGCGGACGGAACCGGACTTTCTGCAGGAGTAA
- a CDS encoding phosphoribosyltransferase family protein, with product MNRAEKAALQLRAVDVLRMLKETRTYDELAETTGLPAGDLNRYVNGHVLPGTERARDVVEELGHEALSGELEARIRVDDEGYVDNSAAVFDQPFLDLVAPVVANGFDFERPDVVLTAATDGITLAASLASYYGTRCVYAKKRKETAVEEFIEARERLQSGIELTYYLPESAIDDGDAVLVVDDLIRSGETQELLLDIVETADADAAGVFALIAAGEEGMQRAREQTDAPVGALTTVY from the coding sequence ATGAACCGAGCTGAGAAGGCCGCCCTCCAGTTGCGGGCTGTCGATGTCTTGCGAATGTTGAAAGAGACGCGAACCTACGACGAACTCGCCGAGACGACGGGGCTTCCGGCGGGAGATCTCAACCGCTACGTCAACGGCCACGTCCTTCCGGGAACCGAACGCGCACGAGACGTCGTCGAAGAACTCGGCCACGAAGCCCTGAGTGGGGAACTCGAGGCGCGTATTCGCGTCGACGACGAAGGCTACGTGGATAACTCCGCCGCAGTCTTCGATCAACCGTTTCTCGACCTCGTCGCCCCCGTCGTCGCCAACGGGTTCGACTTCGAGCGACCCGACGTGGTTCTCACGGCCGCAACGGACGGAATTACGCTCGCTGCGTCGCTCGCGAGCTACTACGGAACTCGGTGTGTCTACGCGAAAAAGCGAAAGGAGACCGCCGTCGAGGAGTTCATCGAGGCTCGAGAGCGCCTACAATCCGGAATCGAACTCACCTACTATCTCCCCGAATCCGCGATCGACGACGGTGACGCGGTGCTCGTCGTCGACGACCTCATCCGCTCGGGTGAGACACAAGAGCTGTTGCTCGATATCGTCGAGACTGCCGACGCCGACGCCGCCGGCGTGTTCGCACTCATCGCAGCGGGTGAAGAAGGAATGCAACGCGCACGCGAGCAAACTGATGCGCCAGTCGGTGCCCTGACCACCGTCTACTGA
- the glmS gene encoding methylaspartate mutase subunit S gives MTKTVILGVIGSDAHVVGITILERAFEAAGFDVVNLGVQTSQEDFVDAATKHDAEAVLVSSLYGHAKQDCEGFHQQIVDAGLEDVTTYIGGNLAVGQDDFENTRKHFREMGFDRVFNSETDPEDAIEALRADLDMRSSESERESQTISA, from the coding sequence ATGACGAAGACAGTCATCCTCGGCGTGATCGGGTCCGACGCCCACGTCGTCGGAATTACCATCTTAGAACGAGCGTTTGAGGCGGCCGGATTCGACGTCGTCAACCTCGGCGTGCAAACGTCCCAAGAGGATTTCGTCGATGCCGCGACCAAGCACGACGCAGAGGCTGTACTCGTCTCCTCACTCTACGGTCACGCGAAACAGGACTGTGAGGGCTTTCACCAGCAGATCGTCGACGCCGGACTCGAAGACGTCACGACCTACATCGGAGGCAACCTCGCTGTCGGTCAGGACGACTTCGAGAACACTCGAAAACACTTCCGAGAGATGGGCTTCGACCGGGTCTTCAACTCCGAAACCGATCCCGAAGACGCGATCGAAGCACTGCGTGCCGATCTGGACATGCGCTCTTCGGAATCCGAACGAGAAAGCCAAACGATTTCCGCATAA
- a CDS encoding universal stress protein, with product MAQHVLVPVDDSNRSMQALEFACREYPDATITALHVLDPGDFYAATGIEGGAMANYDEIQQHHETQAENLLEQAQTQAREYGVDIETDQVIGGISRSIVEYADEHDVDHVAVGSHGRTGASRILLGSVAEKVARRSPVPVTIVR from the coding sequence ATGGCACAACATGTCCTCGTTCCCGTAGACGACTCGAATCGCTCGATGCAGGCACTCGAGTTTGCCTGTCGGGAGTATCCTGACGCCACGATCACGGCGTTGCACGTCCTCGACCCGGGTGATTTCTACGCCGCGACGGGGATCGAAGGCGGTGCGATGGCAAACTACGACGAGATCCAACAACATCACGAAACGCAAGCAGAGAACCTCTTAGAGCAAGCCCAAACGCAGGCGAGAGAGTACGGCGTCGATATCGAGACGGATCAGGTTATCGGCGGCATTTCCCGATCGATCGTCGAGTACGCCGACGAACACGACGTCGACCACGTCGCCGTCGGAAGCCACGGACGAACGGGTGCGAGTCGAATTCTCCTCGGAAGCGTCGCAGAAAAGGTTGCTCGTCGCTCACCGGTTCCAGTCACGATCGTCCGATAA
- a CDS encoding 50S ribosomal protein L15e, translating into MAKSFYSHIKDAWKDPDDGKLGELQWQRKQEWRDQGAIERIDRPTRLDKARELGYKAKQGIIVVRVSVRKGTARKERFTAGRRTKRQGVNRIGRRKNIQRIGEERVSRKYPNLRVLNSYWVGEDGSQKWFEAILVDPNHPAIENDDDLNWICGNSHQNRAFRGLTNAGKANRGLNNRGTGAEKVRPSNNGGKGRGK; encoded by the coding sequence ATGGCAAAAAGCTTCTATTCCCACATCAAGGACGCGTGGAAAGACCCCGACGACGGCAAACTCGGCGAACTGCAGTGGCAGCGAAAACAGGAGTGGCGCGATCAGGGCGCAATCGAGCGCATCGATCGACCGACGCGCCTCGACAAGGCTCGAGAGCTCGGTTACAAGGCCAAACAGGGCATCATCGTGGTTCGCGTCTCGGTTCGGAAAGGGACGGCTCGCAAAGAGCGTTTCACCGCCGGCCGCCGAACGAAACGCCAGGGTGTCAACCGTATCGGACGGCGCAAGAACATCCAGCGTATCGGTGAGGAACGCGTCTCGCGAAAGTACCCCAACCTGCGCGTGCTCAACAGCTACTGGGTTGGCGAAGACGGCTCCCAGAAGTGGTTCGAAGCGATCCTCGTCGATCCGAACCACCCGGCGATCGAAAACGACGACGACCTCAACTGGATCTGTGGCAACAGCCACCAGAACCGTGCCTTCCGTGGCCTGACCAACGCGGGCAAGGCAAACCGCGGACTCAACAACCGTGGCACGGGTGCCGAGAAGGTCCGTCCGTCGAACAACGGCGGCAAGGGTCGCGGCAAGTAA
- a CDS encoding S8 family peptidase codes for MQPDDSTNRRTRRTVLTGIGTGVTGSVALSATGTALNLGDALEGLTAVGDTLVDDDLDLGSEILQEVLVVFESNENVTRLEALDVELSIGFDVLPIAYAELPGSLIELVAEWDEVRYISSNYELEYHNDDARSDTDTDAVQAGDGLETGYTGENVHVAIIDSGIDGAHSDLEANLEANYRYIGIPEVQDEPLWWEELGSLDTDRSGHGTHCAGSVGATGGKSDGEYAGMAPDADLTVYSTGLAGLLMVFVVAAYDDLLSRQRDGEHDIQVISNSYGTVEDDRPFVPDDPTNVATWHAHDAGILPVFSAGNDGPDHGALSQFAKAPHVLGVGATDDEEAVADFSSRGRPQDGSFDEDNHDRELAYENLTQRFDDVPEDEIDGPLGLYRTGVTAKGEDVVSTLNPVDPLNIVEPDEDLYYGPMSGTSMSCPVTAGCAALVYDAAIEHGDEPPDPMDVLVTLEATADEQRHESYTAESVGAGYVDALAAIEHTESGTFATFDDIDIAPSSDAE; via the coding sequence ATGCAACCCGACGACTCAACCAATCGACGAACTCGACGTACAGTACTCACAGGAATCGGTACCGGAGTTACCGGTAGCGTTGCACTCTCCGCCACGGGAACAGCCCTCAATCTCGGCGATGCACTGGAGGGACTCACCGCCGTCGGTGACACGCTCGTCGACGACGACCTCGATCTCGGTAGCGAGATACTCCAGGAGGTACTCGTCGTCTTCGAGTCAAACGAGAACGTTACCCGTCTCGAGGCCCTCGATGTGGAACTCTCGATCGGCTTCGACGTCCTCCCGATCGCGTACGCTGAACTACCGGGATCACTCATCGAACTCGTCGCCGAGTGGGACGAGGTCCGATACATCTCCTCGAATTACGAACTCGAGTACCACAATGACGATGCCCGGAGCGACACTGACACGGACGCGGTACAGGCGGGTGACGGACTCGAGACGGGCTATACCGGCGAGAACGTTCACGTCGCGATCATCGATTCGGGTATCGATGGTGCGCATTCGGACCTCGAGGCCAATCTCGAAGCGAACTACCGATACATCGGAATCCCCGAGGTACAGGACGAACCGCTCTGGTGGGAAGAACTCGGGAGCCTCGATACCGATCGCAGTGGTCACGGGACGCACTGTGCCGGCAGTGTCGGCGCGACCGGTGGCAAGAGCGACGGCGAGTACGCGGGGATGGCACCGGACGCCGATCTGACGGTGTATTCGACCGGGCTGGCTGGCCTCCTGATGGTATTCGTCGTGGCAGCGTACGACGACCTTCTCAGCCGGCAGCGCGATGGGGAACACGATATCCAGGTCATTTCGAACTCCTACGGGACGGTCGAAGACGATCGACCATTCGTTCCCGACGATCCGACGAACGTTGCAACGTGGCACGCTCACGACGCGGGGATCCTTCCGGTGTTCTCCGCGGGCAACGACGGCCCCGACCACGGGGCGTTGAGCCAGTTCGCGAAGGCACCACACGTCCTTGGCGTTGGGGCAACCGACGACGAGGAAGCCGTCGCGGACTTTTCTTCGCGCGGACGACCACAAGACGGCTCGTTCGACGAAGACAACCACGACCGTGAGCTCGCATACGAAAACCTCACGCAACGCTTCGACGACGTTCCCGAAGACGAGATCGACGGTCCGCTAGGTCTCTACCGCACCGGCGTCACCGCGAAGGGTGAGGACGTGGTGAGCACGCTCAACCCGGTGGATCCGCTAAACATCGTCGAGCCAGACGAAGACCTCTACTACGGCCCAATGTCCGGAACTAGCATGTCCTGTCCCGTCACCGCTGGCTGTGCCGCGTTAGTCTACGACGCGGCAATCGAACACGGCGACGAGCCACCCGATCCGATGGACGTTCTCGTGACGCTCGAGGCGACCGCGGACGAACAACGACACGAGTCCTACACAGCCGAATCCGTCGGTGCAGGATACGTCGATGCGCTCGCGGCGATAGAACACACCGAATCTGGAACGTTCGCGACATTCGACGACATCGATATCGCACCGAGTAGCGACGCCGAGTAA
- a CDS encoding phospholipase D-like domain-containing protein, with the protein MRDIGNRVIDNNAGLLTDEKEGSVQDVFEHYLKKAIEEDRSNSFRMDIGTGFLFFSGFETIADSFQELIETDAISQIEYPDWGTEAPIRVVMGPETSNPTKSILLSLVTDQVIEYDDEAIKVLRQFIKRDLVDFRVITERKFHPKRV; encoded by the coding sequence ATGAGGGATATTGGAAACCGGGTTATCGATAACAATGCTGGCTTGTTAACGGATGAGAAGGAGGGCAGTGTCCAAGATGTCTTTGAACACTACCTGAAGAAGGCAATTGAGGAAGACCGTTCGAACAGTTTCCGAATGGATATTGGAACGGGATTTCTCTTTTTCTCCGGATTTGAAACGATCGCAGACTCCTTTCAAGAATTGATTGAGACGGACGCCATCAGTCAAATCGAATATCCAGACTGGGGGACTGAGGCACCCATCAGGGTTGTAATGGGGCCAGAAACCTCCAACCCAACGAAATCAATCTTGCTCTCTCTTGTCACCGATCAGGTCATTGAGTACGATGACGAAGCAATCAAAGTTCTTCGACAGTTCATCAAACGGGACTTGGTTGATTTCCGGGTTATCACCGAACGTAAGTTCCACCCAAAACGGGTCTGA